DNA from Acidobacteriota bacterium:
GACTTCGGTGGCGGCGGCATGTTGCTCGCCCTGGGCGTCGTCGCCGGCCTGCTGGAGGCGCAGAAGTCCGGCAAGGGCCAGGTCGTCGACGCCGCGATGACCGACGGTTCGGCGCTGCTGCTGGCGGCCGTCGTCGGCATGCACAGCGCCGGCGTGTGGAAGGACGACCGCGGCTCGAACATGCTGGACAGCGGCTCCCACTTCTACGACACCTACGAGTGCTCCGACGGCGAGTACGTCTCCATCGGCTCGATCGAGCCGCAGTTCTATGCCCTGCTGCTCGAGAAGACCGGCCTCGACGGCGCCGAGTGGGAGGGCCACCTCCAGAACCGGGACCGCTGGCCGGAGCTCAAGGCGAAGCTGGCCGAGGTGTTCCGGACGAAGACGCGCGACGAGTGGTGCGAAATCATGGAAGGCAGCGACATCTGCTTCGCCCCGGTGCTCCGCATCGGTGAAGCGATCGAGCATCCGCACAACCGGTCCCGGCAGACCTTCGTCGAAGTCGACGGCGTGGCCCAGCCGGCGCCGGCGCCACGCTTCAGCCGGACTCCGGTAGCGGTCCAGGGTCCGCCGCCGAAGGCCGGCGAGCACAGCGACGCGGTGCTGGCGGACTGGGGGTTCGGCGGCGAACGGATCGACGCGATGCGGGCGGCGGGAGCGATCTGAGGCTGGCTCGACGGAACAGCGTCGGCTGGCGGACCCGGACGCAAAGGAGGATTGAAACCATGAAGAGAGCGCGCGACCTGCTCACTCTGCTCGCCATCGGACTGCTGGTTGTCGGCTGCGCCGGCGGGGCCGACTACGGCGGCGCCGAGCCGGCTAGCGACGCCGGTCCGGCCTCGAACGAGATCCTCCAGAACTACGTCGACACACCCGACCTGGCCTACGGCTGGACCCTGGTGAACAGCGAGCCCGGCAACGGCTACACCCTGCACACGATCGAGATGACGAGCCAGACCTGGCTCACCGAGGCCGAGGTCGACCGGCCGCTGTGGACCCACTGGCTGATGGTGGTCGAGCCCGATGAGGTGCGGAGCGACCACGCTTTCCTCTACATCTCGGGCGGCCGCAACGGCGGCGACCCGCCGGAACAGGCCAATCCGCTCACCCTCCAGCCGGCCCTCGCGACCGGTTCGTTCACGGCCGAACTGCGGATGGTTCCGAACCAGCCGCTCAACTTCGTCGGCGACGACTACGGCGAGCGGGTCGAGGACGAACTGATCGCCTACGGCTGGGACAAGTTCCTGCGAGGCGAGGATGCGATCTGGCTCGCCCGTCTGCCGATGACGAAGGCCGCGGTCCGGGCG
Protein-coding regions in this window:
- a CDS encoding CaiB/BaiF CoA-transferase family protein; translated protein: MMGPLDGYRILEIAGIGPGPFCAMVLSDLGAEVVRIDRKAYAGRGSKFDVLNRGRRSLGLDLKRPEAVEAVLDMVEKADGLIEGFRPGVMERLGLGPDVCLERNPKLVFGRMTGWGQNGTIAHAAGHDINYIALSGVLHSIGNNGGRPVPPLNLVGDFGGGGMLLALGVVAGLLEAQKSGKGQVVDAAMTDGSALLLAAVVGMHSAGVWKDDRGSNMLDSGSHFYDTYECSDGEYVSIGSIEPQFYALLLEKTGLDGAEWEGHLQNRDRWPELKAKLAEVFRTKTRDEWCEIMEGSDICFAPVLRIGEAIEHPHNRSRQTFVEVDGVAQPAPAPRFSRTPVAVQGPPPKAGEHSDAVLADWGFGGERIDAMRAAGAI